In one window of Burkholderia cenocepacia DNA:
- a CDS encoding YgfZ/GcvT domain-containing protein produces the protein MSTPFASPAAQAASASLPVFPRPSAADFDAPAACMPLPQFGVIDVAGDDAATFLHSQLTNDIEHLDAGSARLSGYCSPKGRLLASFLTWRAGHDVRLLVSKDVQPAVQKRLSMFVLRAKAKLTDASDTLAVAGFAGDVRDALSGIFDALPDGVHVKVDGPAGALIRVPDAAGRKRYLWIGPRAEVDARLAALAGTLPIVSPAVWDWLDVRAGEPRITQPAVEQFVPQMVNFDVIGAVNFRKGCYPGQEVVARSQYRGTIKRRTALAHVAGETDNVHAGVELFHSDDPGQPCGMIVNAAAAPAGGVDALVEIKLAALDGGTVHLGSADGPALAFDALPYAWPTEA, from the coding sequence ATGAGCACACCGTTCGCTTCACCGGCTGCCCAGGCCGCATCTGCCTCGCTCCCCGTTTTCCCCCGCCCGTCCGCCGCCGATTTCGATGCGCCGGCCGCCTGCATGCCGCTGCCGCAGTTCGGCGTGATCGACGTGGCCGGCGACGATGCCGCGACGTTCCTGCATAGCCAGCTCACCAACGACATCGAGCATCTCGATGCCGGCAGCGCCCGGCTGTCCGGGTACTGCTCGCCGAAGGGCCGCCTGCTCGCGTCGTTCCTCACGTGGCGCGCCGGCCACGATGTGCGCCTGCTCGTGTCGAAGGACGTGCAGCCGGCCGTGCAGAAGCGGCTGTCGATGTTCGTGCTGCGCGCGAAGGCGAAGCTGACGGACGCGAGCGACACGCTCGCGGTGGCCGGCTTCGCGGGCGACGTGCGCGACGCGCTGTCCGGCATCTTCGATGCGCTGCCCGACGGCGTGCACGTGAAGGTCGACGGCCCGGCCGGCGCGCTGATCCGCGTGCCCGATGCGGCTGGCCGCAAGCGCTATCTGTGGATCGGCCCGCGCGCCGAGGTCGACGCGCGCCTCGCCGCGCTGGCCGGCACGCTGCCGATCGTGTCGCCCGCCGTGTGGGACTGGCTCGACGTGCGCGCGGGCGAGCCGCGCATCACGCAGCCGGCCGTCGAACAGTTCGTGCCGCAAATGGTCAACTTCGACGTGATCGGTGCCGTTAACTTCAGGAAAGGGTGCTACCCGGGCCAGGAAGTGGTGGCGCGCAGTCAATACCGCGGCACGATCAAGCGCCGCACCGCGCTCGCGCACGTCGCAGGCGAAACCGATAACGTGCATGCCGGCGTCGAGTTGTTCCACAGCGACGACCCGGGCCAGCCGTGCGGGATGATCGTCAACGCGGCGGCCGCGCCGGCGGGCGGCGTCGACGCGCTCGTCGAGATCAAGCTCGCCGCGCTCGATGGCGGCACGGTGCACCTCGGTTCGGCCGACGGCCCGGCGCTCGCGTTCGACGCGCTGCCGTACGCGTGGCCGACCGAAGCCTGA
- a CDS encoding NRDE family protein: protein MCLIAFDWQPDAAAGPVFTLVANRDEFFRRTSAPLSWWEDVPGVLAGRDLEAGGTWLGVSRDGRFAALTNYRAPFDIRAGAPTRGKLVSDFLGGTPVAPLDYLAQLAEHAAVYNGFNLLVGDWRRRELAWFCNRAPEGESRVAAPVAIAPGVHALSNARLDTPWPKVVRKRAELGTLLTDNPTPSLDELIALLRDPHVADDDALPHTGIPIERERALSAAFIETPEYGTRGTTALRVTMKEGVRLTVEVKERSDDDGSHRTVRPGAFERAFTFDIDAARPR, encoded by the coding sequence ATGTGTCTGATTGCCTTCGACTGGCAGCCCGATGCCGCCGCCGGTCCCGTCTTTACCCTCGTCGCGAATCGTGACGAGTTCTTTCGCCGGACCAGCGCGCCGCTCTCGTGGTGGGAGGACGTGCCGGGCGTACTCGCCGGCCGCGATCTCGAAGCGGGCGGCACGTGGCTCGGCGTATCGCGCGACGGCCGTTTCGCCGCGCTGACCAACTACCGCGCGCCGTTCGACATCCGCGCGGGCGCACCGACCCGCGGCAAGCTGGTCTCCGACTTTCTCGGCGGCACGCCTGTCGCGCCGCTCGACTATCTCGCGCAGCTCGCCGAGCATGCGGCCGTGTACAACGGCTTCAACCTGCTCGTCGGCGACTGGCGCCGGCGCGAACTCGCGTGGTTCTGCAACCGCGCCCCCGAGGGCGAAAGCCGTGTCGCCGCGCCCGTGGCGATCGCGCCGGGCGTGCATGCGCTGTCGAATGCACGGCTCGATACGCCCTGGCCGAAAGTGGTGCGCAAGCGCGCGGAGCTCGGCACGCTGCTGACCGACAATCCGACCCCGTCGCTTGACGAACTGATCGCGCTGCTGCGCGACCCGCACGTCGCGGACGACGATGCACTGCCGCACACGGGCATTCCGATCGAGCGCGAGCGCGCGTTGTCGGCCGCGTTCATCGAGACGCCCGAATACGGCACGCGCGGCACCACCGCGCTGCGCGTCACGATGAAGGAAGGCGTGCGGCTGACGGTGGAGGTCAAGGAGCGCAGCGACGACGACGGCTCGCACCGCACCGTCCGCCCGGGCGCGTTCGAGCGCGCGTTCACGTTCGATATCGACGCGGCGCGGCCACGCTGA
- a CDS encoding GNAT family N-acetyltransferase: protein MTNGAGGVETGDWTVLGGDAARIRDAVFVREQQIPPEWELDDDDPLSLHAVAYRTDAATGVRRAVATGRLLPSGTIGRVAVLADMRGQGVGSAVLNALLDAARRRGEAVVRLYAQDSAVSFYLRHGFAAVGEPFVEAGVPHVEMTRAP from the coding sequence ATGACGAATGGCGCGGGCGGGGTGGAAACGGGCGACTGGACGGTACTGGGCGGCGACGCTGCACGCATCCGCGACGCGGTGTTCGTGCGCGAGCAGCAGATTCCGCCGGAATGGGAGCTCGACGACGACGATCCGCTGTCGCTGCATGCGGTCGCTTACCGGACCGACGCGGCGACCGGGGTGCGCCGCGCGGTCGCGACGGGGCGGCTGCTGCCGTCCGGCACGATCGGCCGCGTTGCGGTGCTGGCCGACATGCGCGGGCAGGGCGTCGGGTCGGCCGTGCTGAATGCGCTACTGGACGCCGCGCGCCGCCGCGGCGAAGCCGTCGTGCGGCTGTACGCACAGGATTCGGCGGTGTCGTTCTATCTACGGCACGGCTTCGCGGCGGTCGGCGAACCGTTCGTCGAAGCCGGCGTGCCGCACGTCGAGATGACGCGCGCGCCGTAG
- a CDS encoding alpha/beta hydrolase → MPLNPKIAQVLDMIERAKRPSYHHQTPQQARAAYEKSAPILDVAPAPMHSVEECVVPTRDGRTIGARLYLPVAPSLAEPLPALVYYHGGGFTVGSVDTHDALCRMFAHDAQCAVLSVGYRLAPEHRFPTAVNDADDALQWLHREAATFGIDAARLAVGGDSAGGTLATVCAVLARDEGIRLALQLLIYPGVTGHQDTESHARLASGYLLTQDTIQWFFTQYVRDRADRDDWRFAPLDGTRDAPSFAGVAPAWIATAEYDPLSDEGAAYADKLRAAGNAVTLVCYPGMIHEFFKMGGYVPEVRAAHADAVAALKAAFDEV, encoded by the coding sequence ATGCCGCTGAATCCGAAGATCGCCCAGGTGCTCGACATGATCGAGCGCGCGAAACGTCCGTCGTATCATCATCAGACGCCGCAGCAGGCGCGCGCCGCGTACGAGAAGAGCGCGCCGATCCTCGACGTCGCGCCGGCGCCGATGCATTCGGTGGAGGAATGCGTGGTGCCGACGCGCGACGGCCGCACGATCGGCGCGCGGCTGTATCTGCCGGTCGCGCCGAGCCTGGCGGAGCCGCTGCCCGCGCTCGTGTACTACCACGGCGGCGGCTTCACGGTCGGCAGCGTCGACACGCACGACGCGCTGTGCCGGATGTTCGCGCACGATGCGCAATGCGCGGTGCTGTCGGTCGGCTACCGGCTCGCGCCCGAACACAGGTTTCCGACCGCGGTGAACGACGCGGACGACGCATTGCAGTGGCTGCATCGCGAAGCCGCCACGTTCGGTATCGACGCCGCGCGGCTGGCGGTCGGCGGCGACAGTGCGGGCGGGACGCTCGCGACGGTCTGCGCGGTGCTCGCGCGCGACGAGGGCATTCGCCTTGCGCTGCAACTGCTGATCTATCCGGGCGTGACGGGTCACCAGGACACCGAATCGCACGCGCGGCTCGCCAGCGGCTACCTGCTGACGCAAGACACGATCCAGTGGTTCTTCACGCAGTATGTGCGTGATCGGGCCGATCGCGACGACTGGCGTTTCGCGCCGCTCGACGGCACGCGCGATGCGCCGTCGTTCGCGGGTGTCGCGCCGGCGTGGATCGCGACGGCCGAATACGATCCGCTGAGCGACGAGGGTGCCGCGTACGCGGACAAGTTGCGCGCGGCCGGCAACGCGGTCACGCTGGTCTGCTATCCGGGGATGATCCACGAATTCTTCAAGATGGGCGGCTACGTGCCGGAGGTGCGGGCCGCGCATGCCGATGCGGTCGCGGCGCTGAAGGCTGCATTCGACGAGGTTTGA
- a CDS encoding PaaI family thioesterase has product MSDAATPTEGPSIESPFVDLLGVQLVSAKDGASEIVLPLEERHMNTWSIAHGGVTMTLADIALAMAARSLTDDGVGVVTVEMKVNFMQPGRGELRAYGRVMHRSTTMAYCEGEVRDSDGNFVAKALGTFKYMRRLAVGRDIKRQRSRTAPDAQPGPSDA; this is encoded by the coding sequence ATGAGCGACGCGGCAACCCCGACGGAAGGCCCGTCGATCGAAAGCCCGTTCGTCGATCTGCTCGGCGTGCAGCTCGTGTCCGCGAAGGATGGTGCGAGCGAAATCGTGCTGCCCCTCGAGGAGCGCCACATGAACACGTGGAGCATCGCGCACGGCGGCGTGACGATGACGCTCGCCGATATCGCGCTCGCGATGGCGGCGCGCAGTTTGACCGACGACGGCGTCGGTGTCGTCACGGTCGAGATGAAGGTGAACTTCATGCAGCCGGGCCGCGGCGAGCTGCGCGCCTACGGGCGCGTGATGCACCGCTCGACGACGATGGCCTATTGCGAAGGCGAAGTGCGCGACAGCGACGGCAATTTCGTCGCGAAGGCGCTCGGTACGTTCAAGTACATGCGGCGGCTCGCGGTCGGCCGCGACATCAAGCGGCAACGCTCGCGCACGGCGCCGGACGCGCAGCCCGGCCCGAGCGACGCGTAA
- a CDS encoding Dabb family protein: protein MIRHIVMWKLKESAEGATRAQNALKLKEKLEGCRDLVPGTLQIDVGLATPGLDATADIVLVSDFTDKAALDAYQVHPVHQEVKKFVVAVAESRECVDYIVDVAR, encoded by the coding sequence GTGATCAGACATATCGTCATGTGGAAGTTGAAGGAATCGGCCGAAGGCGCGACGCGTGCGCAGAACGCGCTGAAGCTGAAGGAAAAGCTCGAAGGCTGCCGCGATCTCGTGCCGGGCACCCTGCAGATCGACGTCGGCCTGGCGACGCCGGGCCTCGACGCGACCGCCGACATCGTGCTCGTCTCCGATTTCACCGACAAGGCCGCGCTCGACGCATACCAGGTGCATCCGGTTCACCAGGAAGTGAAGAAATTCGTCGTCGCGGTGGCCGAATCGCGCGAATGCGTCGACTACATCGTCGACGTCGCACGATGA